The Malus sylvestris chromosome 3, drMalSylv7.2, whole genome shotgun sequence genomic sequence ttttttttttggtctacTTTGTTGTTTCTTTCACTATTTTTGATGGTTTCGGTAATGGTGTTGAGCACAAACTTCATGTTGGTATGGACATAATTGGTTCCTTGTCAATTTCTCTTTGGAGTTGGCATTGCGCATTATCAAAGAATGTCTTTACGTTCTTTAATGCCCTTTTTTGTGTGCATGGTTTCTCAAGTTCCAAAACGCAAAGCAATTTTATTGCATTTTTAAGaattttatataagaaaatagaaaatgaatgaaaccccctttttgtcttttcaatataTTTTCTTGCTAAAACCTTCGTTTTGTCTTTGGTGGAGGGCCTCGCCCACGTCCCACATACGGTAAGGGAGAATTactaattaaaaggaaaaaaaaaaggataaagcCAAAGGCAGAGCAAAagcaaagagaaagaagagagagagagagactgtgtTGGGTGGGGGGGACAGGCTAAGACAATACATTACcaacacacacactctctctctctcttctgttaAACAGTCGAAGTCGAAAAAGCCGTCACCACATTGGCTTTTTTTTGCCTTTTGTTTCTGTGTTCGTATGCAATTGTCTACGTCTGCTGCTTCTTCTGCTCCCTCTTCTTACTACCTGCAAATGGGGGAGGAGGAAATGAAATCATACTTTGAATTCCTTGTTATCATTTGATAAtcctattcttcttcttcttcttcctctctttctctctctctgcctttctctctccctcactggCCGAAATTTTCCTCCAAGCCAAACatgattttcttcttcttttctgttcATCTCCTCTTTTGGCTTTGTGGGTTCCCTTTAAATCATCAAAATTCCTTGAACTGATTTGAGTTTCGCCTCCCCATTTCCAACTTTCCATTTCTGCTTTTTGGGTTCTCCTCACTTTTTCCATTTGGTTACTCATTTTCTTGTCAAATTTTCTGGTGGAACTGCTTTATCTGGgaagcacttttttttttctgagcaATTCTGGGGAGCATTCATGGAAATTGATCTGAACCATGCAGTGAGTGAGGTGGAGAAGAATGCTTATTGCAATGGGGATTGTGGTGGTGTTTGTGTTTATTGCTTGTCCTCTTcaacttcttcatcttcttccaattcatcctcagctccTGTGGCTTCCTCAATTTATCTGGAGCTTTGGCATGCATGTGCTGGCCCTCTCATCTCACTCCCCAAGAAAGGGAATGTGGTTGTCTACTTCCCACAAGGCCACTTGGAGCAAGTTGCCTCCTCCTCCCCTTTCTCTCCCATGGAGATGCCCACCTTTGATCTCCACCCTCAGATCTTCTGCAAGGTTGTCAATGTCCAGCTGCTTGTAAGTACcttccatataaaatttaaatttccattttttttccaaatatgtTTTGGTTATTGAATTTGTTGTTTCTTGAATTAACAGGCTAACAAGGAGAATGATGAGGTCTACACACATGTCACTTTGCTTCCTCAGCCTGAGGTATGATTTTTGTTGACACTTAAATTTGGAGTGGAATTGGTCAATGTGAATTCTTGAGTTTTTATGGTTGTACACTTTGTGTTGGAATGCTGTTTTATGGTAGAGGCTGCTGAGTTTTATCCTTTTATGGTGGTTATAATTACTGATTAGGATGTGGATTGGGGGAATTCTGTAGTTTGCAGGAACAAATTTGGAAGGGAAAGAGCTTGAAGAGTTGGGAGTGGATGAGGGGGATGGAGGATCACCTACAAAATCAACCCCTCACATGTTCTGCAAAACGCTTACAGCTTCCGATACCAGTACCCACGGAGGGTTCTCTGTTCCTCGCAGAGCTGCTGAAGACTGTTTCCCTCCTTTGGTATGAATCAATGCTTTTATTTTTATCCGGTCTTCGTAGACGAGCTTTTAGCTTTTGTAACTTTTAAtagattttgtttatttttttggtagGACTATAAGCAGCAGAGGCCCTCTCAAGAGCTTGTTGCAAAGGACCTTCATGGGGTGGAGTGGAGGTTTCGGCATATTTATAGAGGTAAACTATTTGCAATTCCTTTGTGTAGTTTCACTGAGGATTAAATTGATACAATTCTGTGAGTTCTGCTCATCAGGCCAGCCAAGGCGACATTTGCTCACTACTGGATGGAGTATATTCATAAGCCAAAAGAATCTTGTATCGGGTGATGCTGTGCTATTTTTGAGGTAACTGCAATTAATTGACTATTTTTGTGGCAACTCGGCATGGCTTTGTAAtcattcaaatttgtttgtttacCAATTGGAAGGCTCATTTGATCTTTTAAAAGGCGAGAAGTGACCAAAATATAGGCCTCTTATATGAATGATGTTAACGCCTATTTTTTCCTTTGTTCGGAGATCTCTTTGTCAAGAAGCTATTAAACATTACTAGGAATTGTAAAAGTGTTGATTTTCCGTATAGTACTTGATTGATTATATACATGTATGCTTCTATTTATCAGAATCTCTTTTTGTTGAAATGCAAATACTTCTTTACGGCCAAAGGTGAAAATAGGTTCACACGTGATACAATATAAACTTATATATGTGTTCTATCATGAAAAAATATTatgtctttggaacaagaaTAATTTGACTTCTATGTGGAGCTAAAAATTTCCTTGACTTTTTCATTGTCTGCTAACCTCGATAACTTGAACGATTTACAATGGTCTTTGTAGGGGTGAAAACGGAGAGCTAAGGTTGGGAATTAGAAAAGCTGTTCGACCAAGAAATTGTCTTCCTGATTCAGTTGTAGGAAACCAGAATACTTATCCCAGTGTTCTTTCTCTCGTGGCTAATGCAATATCCGCCAAGAGCATGTTTCATGTATTCTACAGTCCAAGGTAGTACAAGGGCCCTTTGGAAATATTATCATGTGTTGTGTATTTTTGACTTCAGAATCTACCAAGTTGTTCGTCCTGTATTTTGTGCATACGGTTCTTTAAGTATTATTCTTTCTTTAGATGGGTATGGTTACTTTCATTCATTGTATGCTTAATGGCAGTGACCTCTCTTTTCATTTGCTCAAATCATCTATcaatcaaacattttttttaacctgTAATCAAAGTTGTTCTTACAAAAACAAGAACAGATATTTCTTTCACTAAGATTCGTAAACATGCATGGACCGGCTTATGCATTTTCCTAGGCATTGACAGAATCTTTCTAAATTGTTTAAATTTCTGTGATGCAGAGCAAGCCGTTCAGAGTTTGTCATTCCCTACCAAAAATATGTCAGAAGCATCGCTAATCCAGTGACCTCTGGGACAAGATTCAAAATGAGATTCGATAGGGATGATTCACCTGAAAAAAGGTATTTATAAGTTGATTCAACGGCATGGCCAGCCTGTATTCCTTGTTAGACTTTCTATTGGACAATACAGATTTTGGTTTCTTGTAGGTGTAGTGGTGTAGTGACAGGTATCGCTGACTTGGATCCGTTTCGATGGCCAAACTCAAAATGGAGATGCTTGATGGTATGCTTcgtattttattttcctttcattAGGCCAATAATGAACTGCGTGCCAAACGTTATTCATAAATTGTTCCCGTCATTGTATTTTAATTTCATGATTTGCATTATTTGGTGCTATCATTGAATTGGTACCTTACATTATCTTTCATTTATAGTACTTGTGCAGAATGTATCAATTGGCACTGCTGATTTATTGAAATGTATTTATACATGCACTGCATTTGCACTTTGTGTAAAGAATTGACAACTTCACAAACTATATTTCTATTACTGCGGTATTGCAGAAATTCTGATATTTACACCTTTATTTTATGCTTACCAGGTTAGATGGGATGAAGATATAGGAAATGATCATCAAGATCGAGTCTCGCCATGGGAGGTTGATCCTTCTGCTTCTCTCCCACCTATGAACATTCAGTCTTCTCCAAGACTGAAGAAACTGCGGACAGGTCTGCAGGGAACCCAACCCATCCACTCCATCACTGGTACAATACTCCCCAGTAACATCGTGAGCATTTTTCACATTACTCATTTGTCCTCAATAAGTGAATTTTCTTGCAGCTGGAGGGGCTGGGTTTAAGGACTTTGAGGAATCAGTTAAATCCTCTAAGGTCTTGCAAGGTCAAGAAAATATAGGTTTCATATCACCCCTCTATGGGTGTGATACTGTAAACCGCTCGCAAGATTTTGAGATGCATGCCCCGGCACATCTAAGTCTTGCATCAAATGCAACACAGAAGGCTACTATTGATGAGCTTATGAGGGCTCGCCACACCTCTTACACAGGATTTGCGGAGTCTGATAGATTTCCAAAAGTCTTGCAAGGTCAAGAAATATGCCCGTTGAGATCGTTGACAGGAAAAGCAAATTTCACCCTAGGTGATTGGGAATCCAACATTGGTTGCACACCTTTCAACGTTTATCAACCGCCCAAACCAAATCATTTCTCTCTAGCTTCTGAATCCCTTCCAAATATGTACTTTCCTTATGGTGACGTTCACAGAGCCGGCCAAGAACCCACGATGTGCTCTAATGCTACTAGCTTACCCAGAGAGAATATGCAAATCAACCCATATACTGTGCAGATGGGAGTTACAAGAAATGAAGTTGGACGGCCAAATAAACCTAGTGAGCATAAGACACAGGAGAGTACTTCTGCGCTTCCCGCTTTAGTACCAAATCCAAGAAATCCAAATGATGAAGACTATAACGGGACTGTAACTGGGTGTAAACTTTTCGGTTTTTCCTTGACTGGGGAAAATCCCACTCCAAACTCTCAGAGTTCCAGTAAGCGGAGTTGTACAAAGGTAAGCTATAGTAGCCCTCAGGTTGGACTGTAACTTGCCATGCCTTGGACATCTTTGCCAACTGATGTTACATATATTGAGTGAAGGTTCACAAGCAAGGCAGCCTAGTGGGAAGAGCCATTGATCTCGCGAAACTGAATGGCTATGGGGACCTGCTGACTGAACTGGAGCGGCTATTTGGCATGGAAGGCCTTCTTCGAGATTCTGATGAAGGATGGCGGATCTTGTACACTGATAGCGAGAACGATGTGATGGTTGTTGGGGATGACCCATGGCAGTAAGTCTCTCTCTGAAGCAAAATTTTATCCGTACCTAGTTCTTTTGCACGATAAACTCATGCATCTTAACTAATCTGTGTTTCTGAGGAGTCCATATTAATACTTTTTGTATATGACCTTTCGGAAATGATGGGTTCTTGATGCAGCGAGTTTTGCAATGTGGTCTCCAAAATCCATATATATACCCAGGAAGAAGTGGAGAAGATGACCATCGGAATGATCAGCGATGATACTCAAAGCAGTTTGGAACAAGCGCCGGTCATGCTTGAAGTGTCAAAGTCCTCATCCGTGAGCCAGCCGGATTCTTCCCCAACAGTAATCCGGGTCTAAACATGAATAAAATTCAGTGTTGTCATTGTGTTGTAATCTTAAGTCTGCATATGCACCAGAacctaattatgtattttatggAGTTCCGAGGCCTAAGTTATGTAGTTCCGGTTATCGTAGTCTTGAAAACGAGACGCCTACGGCCTTCGAGCGATCGACCTCTTTCCGGTTGAGACACGTTTGGCCTTCGGGGATCAACCTCTTTCCGGTTGACATTTGATTACCTAGTACTGTGACATTTTATGAGTATAAATTGTTGGATGTGtgctgttaatttttttctctAGGTTTCCAACTTATAGATCATGCTGCCTGACAGAGATGAAACGAACTCTGAATTCTACGACTGCTGAACCTCATTGCTACCATGGGTAAAGACGATGAACATGGTTCTACAGCAAAGTGAAAAAGCAAATCAAATTTCCGTACTTTTACTGTTTTTATTACCCGAAGAAAACTTGATTCGCGTTTTCTGATCATGGATACATCAGTTACTAAAACTATGAACGACCAAGTATCATCAATCGGTCGGCCATTTGTTTACTGATCATGGATACACCAGTAACTACGAACCTTGGTGATTCTGTATTCTGTAATCTGTGAGTGAAGGAAACTCAAATGGCTGACTGCAACATCTGGAGTATCTTGAATGCAGTGCTCAAGAGCTGCAAATATTTCAGCTCAGAAATTGAACACGTGCATCGTCTCTCACTGATCCTTAAATAGCGCACGGCCTATTATCATCCTTCTGATCTCACTAGTCCCAGCTCCAATCTCATACAGTTTGGCATCTCGAAGGAGCCGCCCAGTTGGGTACTCATTGACATAACCGTTACCACCTAAGCATTGTATAGCCTGCAACGTTCAAATACATTTGTTCAGAGCAGTTGTAAGGTTATCATGCACAGCTCTGACTATTCTACAGATCCCGGTTCTAGTTATGATAAACTCTCCGAAAAAATCATGGCAACGAAAATTATTAACTTTGTTATGGGCATTCGAGCAATATGTAGAATACTGTTCGTCTGGCCAAGCTAGGACTATATTGATTGGCCTGAATGAGCCTGAATGAGGTTTATGTTTGAGTAGAAAAATTATACATCTGCACAAGTAAGAGATCAAATGGAATTTGTGCAGAATCTTTTACCTGCAAAGCAACCTGCGTGGCTCTTTCAGCCGTACATAGTATAACTCCAGCACAATCCTGAAAATTCGTACCTAGAAGAGTTATTGTTTGCCTAAGCCAAATCATTTTTTGCCAAATGCAAAGACGAACTTGTAAGATCACAAACTAAAGTGAAAAAAGAATTCAGAAACACCAACAGCACCTTAGGGTCAATTTTTCCATTGTCACACTCCCTTGCAACAGAATACACGTAGGACCTGAAAACGAAggggagagaggaagaaagagaaggataACTCTGTTACCATTTGAAtattagaagaaagaaaaggcagTCCAAGAAATAATACGAATCCATTACCTTGATGATTGCAAAGAGGTATACATGTCAGCAAGTTTCCCCTGGAATTGAAAGCCCATTAGCACATAAAGGGTATGATTCAAATACAATGCTAGAAAACAGTAAGACTAGTTGTGAAATACAACAACAAACCTGTATAAGCTGAAATTCTCCAATGGGTCGGCCAAACTGCTCTCGCTGTTGAACATAAGGAAGGACAGCATCCATACATGCCTGCATAATACCCAGGGGCCCACCTGCTAAAACAAGCCTCTCTAGATCCAGCCCTGACATCATGACATAGACACCTGAAAGAAAGGGCAATAACAATGTTCTGGTAAAGTGATATGATGGAAGCAGAATTTTTCTCCACATCTGAAGCATAATCACTACAGCATAACACACTCATTCTACCAACACCTATGTGTTTAGGATAAATGATAATAATTGACAAACCAAAGATGCTACTTCTTATTCCAATATCAACCGTATCTACATTCAACAAGAGTTGTCATGGGATCCAATTAATTTCTCGTCTACAGACCATTTTTCTCAAGAATCAAAGAGTAATCAACTTATCATTCAAACTACAAGCATAAAGTCGTCTATTTGCTTTAGGTGATAATCTGGGAGGCCAGTGGTGCAACAAAACTGTTGGCATCATATATTACCAGAACAAGTCTGGTTGAGCAGTTCCAGCAATACAGGAATAAGTCCCATGGTGAAAGTCTTTGCTAATGGTAAATTTTGATCACCCTAATACTAAACAGCAGCTCAGAAGCCATACGACAGATGAGCAATCAGGTTATGTCTAACATATCAATTCTTGCTGCGAATTTTAACATGCAACCAATCCAAATGATCTTTCCTTCCAATAACAAAGTTGTAATAAAAGCATCACTACACCTTTTCCTTCCTGCCCGAGAACATTTTCTTCTGGAACAAAGCAGTTCTCAAAGACAAGTTCACATCTGCTCAGAGCATTGCCGCTATTAGTAATTTAGTAGAAAAAAGAgcaaaagaagagagaatggaCTCCAGATACAGATAATTTCACTTAAAGCATTGCCAACGTACGTATCACTTCCTCGCATGCCAAGTTTGTCTAATTTCTGGGCGGTACTGAATCTGCACGGGCATAAATAACTTCATAAAAAGAGAGATTTCATAATCTTCCGATTGCACTTTGTTAGAATACTTTGATTTTATGTAATTCAAGCAGGAATCATTTTATTCTCCTGTGTCCAACCTATTTTGGGAGATTGGTGTCACATTAGAAAGTTTTCATTGATATACATCAAGCAAGATTGAAGATGTATGTTATTCAGAAAGCAATATGTAAGGATACTTTCCTAAACATTTTACTAGAAGGCAGGTGGAACACTCTTAACTCTATATCAACTTAGAGGGCTCTTTATTATTACTAGCTTATGCGTATGTACATCTGCTTTCAACCAGAATATAGCTATGTGAACGGACCCGGGTGTTCCTTTCTCAATGATGAATGCTGTGATTCCTTTTGAGCCCGCTGCGATGTCTGTTTTTGCATAAATAACCTGATGGAACTCTAAATATCAGTTAAACGATATGATAAATTCATAtgtacacacatacatatatctaAAGGTTTTATATCTAAAGGTTTTATATTTATGAACTTTACAATGAGATTATACTAACAGAAATGTAAATTTAGTACCATTAAAGTGGGTATGGTGCAGAAACTGCATTGAAGATTCCATACTAATAGCAACACACTAAATGATGACTCCTAATGAAGTGGGCCcgatataaaatgttaacaatTATAAGGTGATATACTATAGAATATATGCTATTGACAGCTTCATCTCTTAGCAATCGTATGTGATAAAACTTAACCCTTCACATGTATGTATGGCATTGGCAATAGCATCTTAAGCAATGAAGGTCCATGTCTTCTGCAGTTCAATGATGACACACAAATCTTGGGAGCATGCGTGGTATGTTAATGATCATCAAGAGATTGCAGCATACAGCATCATCTTGTGCATTTCCCTACTTTAAAAGTTCTTAATCCTAAATAAAGCTGTAGAAAATTCTCAATCTCTAGCATTCATTAAAAATGATGTTGGAAGCGCATGCTACTTAACAAAGGTATAGCGTAATGTTGCTTGACTGAATTTCACATAGAGTGGTGACAAAAGCCAGTAATAGCTAAAAGACAGAGATTCTAACAAACATACCAATGTTTGAGCAACTGGGCCATTGGTGCACCACATCTTGTTCCCATTTAAGACATAACCCCCATCTACTTGATCAGCCTTGCATTTCATACTAACAACGTCAGAACCAgctggaagagagagagggggtcaGCCTAATCAACTTAAGGAAACCTAGATTATACACAGAAAGTAAATACAAGATGAAACGTGTGGGGAAGTACACATAAGTTACCATTGGGTTCACTCATTGCAAGAGCCCCTATATGCTCTCCACTGATAAGCTACATAaataattagaattttttagtcaaaagaaatagaagaatttgaaaattaacaatattaagaAATAACCTAGAACAGAGGAAAGACGGATTCATGCAACATAACGAATGACCACTGGTATTGGTCTGAAAATAAGTGGGAAGGAACAAGGATACCCAGGAAGTTTTCTGATCAATATTTAATTAGTATACACTGCTTGACCCGCACATAAACAGTTGATAAATGActcaaaagttcaaaaccaaATAATTGCTGGGTCAGAAATCCTTCACCATCTCATGCTTATGTGGTTGAAGCCGGTGAATAAAATTAGTGTTTGAATGAGTGGTGCCAACCAAAACAGTAAGCAATAACATGTGAGgcaaatttttattattaaaaaaaaatcagtttacGGTGTAGAAAGATGTTGAAATGCTTTACAAACTAAAAATTGCAATGCACATAGTGGGTAGATAGAACTCGTCATCTATAATTAAGCATATCTGAAAACTGTAAATACTACACTACATTACACTACGCATACTTAAATatttaatcaaatgaaaatggaACCTTTGGCAAATACTTTTGTTTCTGAGTAGGGTTTCCATGCCTCACctaccaaaacaaacaaacaacaaatgaATCAATGGTAGAGTAAAAACTTATGAGATACGAGCACATGTTATCACAAATGAACTCGGTCTTATGTTTACCAATTGATTGATGCACAGGTTAGAATGGGCACCGTATGAGAGGCCAACAGACCCTGAAGCACGGCTTATTTCTTCCATAGCTATACAGTGATACAAGTAACCAAGACCAAGACCTCCGTATTCCTCTACAAGAAAACCCATAGTCAAATTTCTAAATTCATGAATCTGCAGTATATTgaataaaaggtcgtacccagtgcacaaggctcccgctttacgcagggaatgatatgcataaatatgattgGAGAAGGAAAGAGAAATGACAATGCAAAGATTCTTCATAAATCAATCTAACCATTTCATTACTTGATAACTTCCTTCTACCAACCAACAAGATCAATagagcattgatatcttttccCTTCTCTTCCTTATTCCCATTAATTTTTACCCATACTACCAAACCAATGAACGAAAATTCTCATGATTCTACAACAGTTTGTGAATGAATATTAAGTCTCTTAGTACCAACAAAAAAGTCATGAAAACTTTTGCATTAAATAACACGGCATCCTGCATGAACTTTAATTTACAGTATGACCTTTCATCATATACTTGGAATAACAATTCAGTGCCCCCTgttcaaaataaatattagGTTCTTTGGGAACAGCTTATTTTGCTATCTCACGGAATCCTACACTACAAATTAATATAAAGACCTCATGACCCTAAACAACGGAAAGCCAAAAATGTCGTGGGTAGAAGCACGCCCAAAGAAAAATTCATCCTTGATATATGttttcaattaaaacaacaaagaaggaaaaggaaagcttCAGAGAATAAAGGAAAAGGTACAAACACATAGCATCATCACATTCACACTAAAAACATGCCTCTCTACACAAACACTAATTAGAAAAAACTTTGAAAAGATAAGACAATCAAAATCTCCAATAGAATTTAAACCAAGTAATAAGTAGAGCTCTTATATGTATGGTGAAAACTCTACCTGGTGCAGTAATTCCATGCAGATTAAAATCCCCCATGAGTTTCCATAAGTTGACCTCCTGAGGTAAATAATTTGTGTGGTCTATTTTCGACGCATGAGGGGCGATGTTTTCTTGTGCAAACTGAGCAACACTTTCTTTAAACTGCATTCATAACAAACcaacaaaaagagaaagaaagacagTTAATTCACAGAGTCACACAGAGCTGAATAACATATAAATTGTACTCTGGGACCCCTCTAATTGTACTCTCCTCCTGCTAAATTGACCACTCCAATCGAAACAGACGAAAACTACAATCGTCTGGCTGAATCAGCAATGTTCCTACTTTGGAATTTGATTCATATATATGAACACatatgtagagagagagaattgacAGAGGTCAAAAGAACACTACTGAATACATGAATTTTCAAATGGGCTCCTATTTTTATCTGGGAGCAATCTAATTTTTACTCTCCACCAACTAAATTGACCgtttcaaataaaaaaggaaacaacTTTTATTTACCACAGTAATCACTTCAGTCGTCTGCTATATTACGCTTCCATCACTGAACGGAGATTTCAAGATTGTTCTTGAAAGTTTTCTAATTTTAactcatacatatatacatatatatatatagagagagagagagagagagagagagagagagagaaggaaggacCTGAATCTGAGTATCATCGAAGAGTAAGGCGGTAGAAAAAGAAGCAAACTTTCTCTGATTTCTGACAATCGCAGCGCATGTAGACCTCGCAGCAAATAGCCTTTGCATATTCACTGGTTCCTTTGTTtagacagagagagaaagagagagatagggggagagagagagtttcagagaagaagaagatggaagatgaagaagatggcTTGCAGAGCGGCAATGTATGCTAAATGCTAAAATGGGAGGTGTCATTTCCGTAATTAATTACTCAATCAATTCGTAATTACGTGCGGTGTGACGATGTGTCCACTTGTGATCCATAGCAAGACGGATACGGAGACCATACCATGTCATTGTTTATCCATGAAACCATGCTGGCTTCCTTATCTGCGTTTGGGAAtgaatgttttcaatttttttttttaatttagaagtCCAACGTTGATTCCTTCAGACGTGTCAATGGGGCAAATGCGTCCATAGTGACTAGGGTGGATATCTCGTATACGAAAGCTAGCAGTTCGCCCTGTCAATCCTCCAGGGCCCAGATAACTCgattaattttgttggaattggtAAAACtcttttgatcaaatcaaaagtAAAGTGTATTACGTAGGAATCAACCATTCATACGATTCTTTGATAGAAAGAAATCACAAAAAATGGTATGTTGCTGCCGTTTTGAAACGATTTAAAGAAAAGAAGTGTTTCGTAAGACATTGTTTCTTTCGTTCACGTATTGAATCTCACTAAAGTAAACTGACtcattttctaaattattgctTTTACTAAAAATCCTTATGAATTTTCGAAATGTAATGACTAGAAGAGCTAGTGATAATAAAGATCCACACAAAAGAGCTGCATAGCTCAATACCATCATACTTACGTGCATCATTAACCAATGGGATTGGAGAGCGGTCACCTTTCATTCGATATGCCCTAGACCCAGGAAATAAACGACCGGGATCATTCAATACGACGGTATGAACACGATACCAAGGCAAACCCATGGAAATACCCCTTTATCAATGAAAAATAGACACAATGTAACTTTATTGCATTGGAAAAAACTATGCTGTGGACCCTCTTTTTAGTGGATTATCTTGGGGAAAGaattaatatttgtttgatttgtttgattcTTTTCAATTACTTTTAGTCTTCCACAATGGAATCTGATAAGTGATATTTCGAGTAAGTGTTTACATAATCTTCTTCTGTCCGAAGAAATGATTCATCGAAATAATGAGTCACCATTGATATCGACACATCTGAGATCGCCAAATGTTCGGAAGTTCCTCTATTcaatccttttccttcttcttgttgCTGGATATCTCGTTCGTACACATCTTCTCTTTGTTTCTCGAGCCTATAGTGAGTTACAGACAGAGTTCGAAAGAATCGGATaagattataatttataaattccatGAAAAGAATGTGaaaaattttataatataaataaaaagttCATTTAAAGAGAAAAGCCTAACATGCAACCAATACCAATACCAATACCATCGAAAAGAAACTGTTGTATTTAATATTTTAGCATAAAATGTAAATGTaactgtttgtatttaattctaATAAATTTACACATCCCgatcgagatcaaggcatgctggccgtcacgtgagagtgacgtagccatgtgcacaatgcggaagcaataaagataagaattatatgaataattaaaaatcaaattactagagtgcactactaaacaagaagtgataggagttagttacaacactaaacactcctaatcagagcaaaAAAATCTAGGTGCAgtctagtaggacaagtactagttatacagtaccaggaatgtcctactattatttagataggtcagaaccgccgacgtcctcaagccaccaacagcaagcttacttaaaacctgaaggggcgcaaaacagagaacgtgagtgggcaaaaacaaatgttttacaaaatcattttctttatcaacatatataacccctcgctgtaaaacatatataa encodes the following:
- the LOC126615289 gene encoding auxin response factor 4-like isoform X1, which produces MEIDLNHAVSEVEKNAYCNGDCGGVCVYCLSSSTSSSSSNSSSAPVASSIYLELWHACAGPLISLPKKGNVVVYFPQGHLEQVASSSPFSPMEMPTFDLHPQIFCKVVNVQLLANKENDEVYTHVTLLPQPEFAGTNLEGKELEELGVDEGDGGSPTKSTPHMFCKTLTASDTSTHGGFSVPRRAAEDCFPPLDYKQQRPSQELVAKDLHGVEWRFRHIYRGQPRRHLLTTGWSIFISQKNLVSGDAVLFLRGENGELRLGIRKAVRPRNCLPDSVVGNQNTYPSVLSLVANAISAKSMFHVFYSPRASRSEFVIPYQKYVRSIANPVTSGTRFKMRFDRDDSPEKRCSGVVTGIADLDPFRWPNSKWRCLMVRWDEDIGNDHQDRVSPWEVDPSASLPPMNIQSSPRLKKLRTGLQGTQPIHSITAGGAGFKDFEESVKSSKVLQGQENIGFISPLYGCDTVNRSQDFEMHAPAHLSLASNATQKATIDELMRARHTSYTGFAESDRFPKVLQGQEICPLRSLTGKANFTLGDWESNIGCTPFNVYQPPKPNHFSLASESLPNMYFPYGDVHRAGQEPTMCSNATSLPRENMQINPYTVQMGVTRNEVGRPNKPSEHKTQESTSALPALVPNPRNPNDEDYNGTVTGCKLFGFSLTGENPTPNSQSSSKRSCTKVHKQGSLVGRAIDLAKLNGYGDLLTELERLFGMEGLLRDSDEGWRILYTDSENDVMVVGDDPWHEFCNVVSKIHIYTQEEVEKMTIGMISDDTQSSLEQAPVMLEVSKSSSVSQPDSSPTVIRV
- the LOC126615289 gene encoding auxin response factor 4-like isoform X2 — its product is MEIDLNHAVSEVEKNAYCNGDCGGVCVYCLSSSTSSSSSNSSSAPVASSIYLELWHACAGPLISLPKKGNVVVYFPQGHLEQVASSSPFSPMEMPTFDLHPQIFCKVVNVQLLANKENDEVYTHVTLLPQPEFAGTNLEGKELEELGVDEGDGGSPTKSTPHMFCKTLTASDTSTHGGFSVPRRAAEDCFPPLDYKQQRPSQELVAKDLHGVEWRFRHIYRGQPRRHLLTTGWSIFISQKNLVSGDAVLFLRGENGELRLGIRKAVRPRNCLPDSVVGNQNTYPSVLSLVANAISAKSMFHVFYSPRASRSEFVIPYQKYVRSIANPVTSGTRFKMRFDRDDSPEKSGVVTGIADLDPFRWPNSKWRCLMVRWDEDIGNDHQDRVSPWEVDPSASLPPMNIQSSPRLKKLRTGLQGTQPIHSITAGGAGFKDFEESVKSSKVLQGQENIGFISPLYGCDTVNRSQDFEMHAPAHLSLASNATQKATIDELMRARHTSYTGFAESDRFPKVLQGQEICPLRSLTGKANFTLGDWESNIGCTPFNVYQPPKPNHFSLASESLPNMYFPYGDVHRAGQEPTMCSNATSLPRENMQINPYTVQMGVTRNEVGRPNKPSEHKTQESTSALPALVPNPRNPNDEDYNGTVTGCKLFGFSLTGENPTPNSQSSSKRSCTKVHKQGSLVGRAIDLAKLNGYGDLLTELERLFGMEGLLRDSDEGWRILYTDSENDVMVVGDDPWHEFCNVVSKIHIYTQEEVEKMTIGMISDDTQSSLEQAPVMLEVSKSSSVSQPDSSPTVIRV
- the LOC126615290 gene encoding isovaleryl-CoA dehydrogenase, mitochondrial encodes the protein MQRLFAARSTCAAIVRNQRKFASFSTALLFDDTQIQFKESVAQFAQENIAPHASKIDHTNYLPQEVNLWKLMGDFNLHGITAPEEYGGLGLGYLYHCIAMEEISRASGSVGLSYGAHSNLCINQLVRHGNPTQKQKYLPKLISGEHIGALAMSEPNAGSDVVSMKCKADQVDGGYVLNGNKMWCTNGPVAQTLVIYAKTDIAAGSKGITAFIIEKGTPGFSTAQKLDKLGMRGSDTCELVFENCFVPEENVLGQEGKGVYVMMSGLDLERLVLAGGPLGIMQACMDAVLPYVQQREQFGRPIGEFQLIQGKLADMYTSLQSSRSYVYSVARECDNGKIDPKDCAGVILCTAERATQVALQAIQCLGGNGYVNEYPTGRLLRDAKLYEIGAGTSEIRRMIIGRALFKDQ